In Deinococcus roseus, the following are encoded in one genomic region:
- the argR gene encoding arginine repressor, with protein MALTKEQRQRRIQEIISREAISTQAELVKRLNDEGMNVTQATISRDINELRLVRLPIGKSKHRYALAHVANESDVMDELAKLFRSFVRDMDRGENIIVIKTAEGHANGVAYLIDKLTRDDIIGTLAGQDTIMLVARTVKDGENLLEELSALLVS; from the coding sequence ATGGCACTCACCAAAGAACAACGTCAACGGCGCATTCAGGAAATCATCTCCCGGGAAGCCATCTCCACCCAGGCCGAACTGGTCAAACGCCTCAACGATGAAGGCATGAACGTCACGCAGGCCACCATTTCCCGCGACATCAACGAACTCAGGCTGGTGCGCCTGCCCATTGGCAAAAGCAAGCACCGCTACGCCCTCGCCCATGTCGCCAACGAAAGCGACGTGATGGATGAACTTGCCAAACTGTTCCGCTCTTTTGTGCGGGACATGGACCGCGGCGAGAACATCATCGTGATCAAAACCGCAGAAGGACACGCCAACGGGGTGGCTTATTTGATCGACAAACTCACCCGCGATGACATCATCGGCACCCTGGCCGGACAGGACACCATCATGCTGGTGGCCCGCACCGTCAAGGACGGGGAAAACCTGCTGGAAGAACTGAGCGCATTGCTGGTTTCGTGA
- a CDS encoding MarC family protein, producing the protein MDLFALATQTFLTMVVVMDPIGLAPVFIGLAGSRPSFERRKIALKATAVAAVIILLFAFFGQALLDHLGISIFSFKIAGGILLFLIALDMVFARPSGARETEEEEREAQSRQDPSVFPLAIPLIAGPGTLASIMILATKTSRHIVELLVVIGVTVVVLALCYLALRLSGQIAKVIGLTGVHVVTRVLGVLLGALAVQYVADGVWGIIQLNS; encoded by the coding sequence ATGGATCTGTTTGCCCTTGCCACCCAGACTTTTTTGACCATGGTCGTTGTGATGGACCCGATTGGTCTGGCTCCGGTGTTCATTGGTCTGGCAGGCAGCAGGCCTTCTTTTGAACGCAGAAAAATTGCCCTGAAGGCCACTGCAGTGGCAGCAGTGATCATCCTGCTGTTTGCTTTTTTTGGACAGGCTTTGCTGGACCATCTGGGCATCAGCATCTTCTCCTTCAAGATTGCAGGGGGCATTTTGCTGTTCCTGATTGCACTGGACATGGTGTTTGCCCGCCCCAGTGGAGCCAGGGAAACCGAAGAGGAAGAACGAGAAGCCCAGAGCAGACAGGACCCCAGCGTGTTTCCGCTGGCCATTCCCCTGATTGCAGGACCGGGAACCCTGGCCAGCATCATGATTCTGGCCACCAAAACCTCCAGACACATTGTGGAACTGCTGGTGGTCATTGGGGTGACCGTGGTGGTGCTGGCCCTGTGTTACCTGGCCCTCAGGCTTTCTGGGCAGATCGCCAAAGTGATTGGCCTGACCGGGGTGCATGTGGTCACCCGTGTGCTGGGGGTCTTGCTGGGCGCTCTGGCGGTGCAATATGTGGCCGATGGGGTGTGGGGCATCATTCAACTGAACTCCTGA
- a CDS encoding HNH endonuclease, with protein MDATQQVLLNLNKPRVLVLNASYEPMHIVSIKRAITLIMHEVAEVLEDSQDFIHSPSTIMPVPSVIRLRKFIRRPRVQVVPFSRRNVLRRDFFTCQYCGSTLELTIDHVMPRSRGGRHAWDNVVTACRECNQKKGNKTPQEANMPLHHVPKAPKFNVLTMGQDHVAQEAWSKYLF; from the coding sequence ATGGATGCGACTCAGCAGGTTCTATTGAACCTCAACAAACCCCGAGTGCTGGTGCTCAACGCCAGCTATGAGCCGATGCACATTGTGTCGATCAAACGGGCGATCACGCTGATCATGCATGAGGTCGCAGAAGTTCTGGAAGACAGCCAGGACTTCATCCACTCCCCCAGCACCATCATGCCTGTGCCGAGCGTGATCCGCCTCAGAAAATTCATCCGGCGTCCGAGAGTGCAAGTTGTTCCCTTCTCGCGGCGCAATGTACTGCGCCGCGATTTTTTTACCTGCCAGTACTGCGGTTCCACCCTGGAACTCACCATCGACCACGTGATGCCCCGTTCCCGCGGAGGACGCCACGCCTGGGACAACGTGGTGACGGCCTGCCGGGAGTGCAACCAGAAAAAAGGGAACAAGACCCCCCAGGAAGCAAACATGCCCCTGCACCATGTGCCCAAGGCCCCCAAGTTCAATGTCCTCACCATGGGACAGGACCATGTGGCCCAGGAAGCCTGGAGCAAGTACCTGTTTTGA
- a CDS encoding ester cyclase, with amino-acid sequence MTDNKSIIQNIFAGWNNHNIEEASQYISEQCNSGGLTGFRQQLGALLQAMPDLHVTIEDILGEENKVATRITMRGTHLGPFLGFAPSGKPLTIKANHVYTLQDGLVTERYGQMDRLEVIGQMGLKMVPADT; translated from the coding sequence ATGACCGACAACAAGAGCATCATTCAGAACATTTTTGCGGGCTGGAACAACCACAACATCGAAGAGGCCAGCCAGTACATTTCAGAGCAGTGCAACAGCGGAGGACTTACCGGCTTCAGACAGCAACTCGGGGCACTGCTGCAGGCCATGCCTGACCTGCACGTCACCATCGAGGACATTCTGGGAGAGGAAAACAAAGTTGCCACCCGCATCACCATGCGGGGCACCCACCTGGGGCCTTTTCTGGGCTTTGCCCCCAGTGGAAAACCCCTCACCATCAAGGCCAACCACGTGTACACCCTGCAAGACGGACTGGTGACCGAAAGATATGGCCAGATGGACCGTCTGGAGGTCATCGGGCAGATGGGACTCAAGATGGTGCCTGCAGACACATGA
- a CDS encoding menaquinone biosynthesis decarboxylase has protein sequence MAFNDLQSFIALLESKGQLIRVKREVDRNLEITEIADRLVKKDGPAVLFENVKGSPFPLAIGLMGTRERMAWALGANSLDEVADRIKKLLDVKMGGGLLGMASNLGKLKDLASLPPKKVRNAPVQEVIWRGDEVDLSKIPVLHCWPDDGGPFVTFPLVITKDPISGEYNMGMYRMQVMGKNTTGMHWQRHKTGARHLESAAKLGKRLEVAVALGGDPALIYAATAPLPPVPGLNEYSLTGFLRGQNQPVVKGITVDLDVPANAEFILEGYVDPAEAWIDEGPFGDHTGFYTPVDKYPLFHVTAITMRKNPIYPATIVGRPIMEDAYLIEASERIFLTAAQLIVPEIKDYNMPPAGVAHNLVFVAMKKTYPGQAYKVANGLFGLGQMMFAKVIVVLDEDVPVTDFDRVWREVALKSVPGPHTLHGRGPIDVLDHSSRQWSYGGKLILDATTKHPEEKVQDDFKPLPVKDLPVLEGMLDQWQTPDGYWVVKVHKTRAHQGRELGEALIQHTAASGIRHVLLVDEQTDVRDLQDVWWTILNNIDPERDVKVLSGKMFWDGTPKREDEGFHRVWPQKITMTAEVKKHVSAHWKDYGLPEL, from the coding sequence ATGGCTTTCAATGACCTGCAATCGTTCATCGCCCTGCTGGAAAGCAAAGGCCAGCTGATCCGTGTGAAACGGGAAGTGGACCGGAACCTGGAAATCACCGAAATCGCAGACCGTCTGGTGAAAAAAGACGGTCCTGCAGTGCTGTTTGAGAACGTGAAAGGCAGCCCTTTCCCGCTGGCCATCGGCCTGATGGGAACCCGCGAGCGCATGGCCTGGGCGCTGGGGGCAAATTCGCTGGATGAGGTGGCAGACCGCATCAAAAAACTGCTGGATGTGAAAATGGGTGGGGGTTTGCTGGGCATGGCCTCCAACCTGGGGAAACTCAAAGATCTGGCCAGTTTGCCTCCAAAAAAGGTCAGAAACGCCCCTGTGCAGGAGGTCATCTGGCGTGGGGATGAGGTGGACCTCTCCAAGATCCCGGTTTTGCACTGCTGGCCGGACGATGGCGGGCCTTTCGTGACCTTTCCTCTGGTGATCACCAAAGACCCCATTTCGGGCGAGTACAACATGGGCATGTACCGCATGCAGGTGATGGGCAAAAACACCACAGGCATGCACTGGCAACGCCACAAGACCGGAGCACGGCACCTGGAAAGTGCAGCAAAACTTGGAAAACGGCTGGAGGTGGCTGTGGCCCTTGGAGGAGATCCTGCCCTGATTTATGCTGCAACTGCTCCTCTGCCCCCGGTTCCTGGCCTGAACGAATATTCCCTGACGGGTTTTTTGCGCGGCCAGAACCAGCCTGTGGTGAAAGGCATCACTGTGGATCTGGACGTTCCAGCCAACGCAGAATTCATTCTGGAAGGTTACGTTGACCCTGCAGAAGCGTGGATTGATGAGGGGCCTTTCGGGGATCATACGGGGTTTTACACGCCAGTGGACAAATACCCGCTGTTCCACGTCACGGCCATCACCATGCGCAAAAATCCCATTTATCCAGCCACCATCGTGGGCAGACCCATCATGGAAGATGCCTACCTGATCGAGGCTTCAGAACGCATCTTTCTGACTGCAGCTCAACTGATCGTGCCAGAGATCAAGGACTACAACATGCCTCCTGCTGGTGTGGCCCACAACCTGGTCTTTGTGGCCATGAAAAAAACCTATCCAGGTCAGGCCTACAAGGTTGCAAACGGTCTTTTTGGACTGGGGCAGATGATGTTCGCCAAGGTGATCGTGGTGCTGGATGAAGACGTGCCGGTCACAGACTTTGACCGGGTCTGGCGTGAGGTGGCTTTAAAATCCGTTCCAGGCCCCCACACCCTGCACGGACGCGGCCCCATTGATGTGCTGGACCACAGTTCCAGACAGTGGTCTTATGGTGGCAAACTGATTCTGGACGCCACCACCAAACACCCGGAAGAAAAAGTGCAGGATGACTTCAAACCATTGCCCGTCAAAGACCTCCCTGTGCTGGAAGGCATGCTGGACCAGTGGCAAACCCCGGACGGCTACTGGGTGGTGAAAGTCCACAAAACCAGAGCCCACCAGGGCCGTGAACTGGGTGAAGCCCTGATCCAGCACACGGCAGCCTCAGGCATCCGCCATGTGCTGCTGGTGGATGAGCAAACCGATGTGCGAGACCTGCAAGACGTTTGGTGGACCATCCTCAACAACATTGACCCTGAACGCGATGTCAAAGTTCTGAGTGGAAAGATGTTCTGGGACGGCACCCCCAAACGGGAAGACGAGGGTTTTCACCGGGTGTGGCCCCAGAAAATCACCATGACCGCAGAAGTGAAAAAGCATGTCTCAGCGCACTGGAAGGACTATGGTTTGCCTGAACTGTAA
- a CDS encoding SOS response-associated peptidase codes for MQSCPLEETVWIAGNREPEFIWKIPLPDGFLPGLDVFPGNAYPVIRKNPLHPEQLEAVLMRWGLVPHWSTTLEDIEKYGSKTFNARAETAQELPTFRDSFQRRRCLIQIAAFYEWRKIDKFKEKHQIVSSSGGPLILAGLWDRAFIEAEPLDSFTVLTCPANALLDDIHQRMPVILGQKAAREWLDGKTDLHDLLRPCPSHWLEILPANEQNNMGLDLGEG; via the coding sequence ATGCAATCATGCCCCCTGGAGGAAACGGTGTGGATTGCAGGCAACCGTGAACCCGAGTTCATCTGGAAGATCCCCCTTCCAGATGGTTTTCTCCCTGGTCTGGATGTGTTTCCAGGGAATGCCTACCCTGTGATTCGCAAAAATCCGCTGCATCCAGAACAACTCGAAGCCGTGTTGATGCGCTGGGGATTGGTTCCCCACTGGTCCACCACCCTGGAAGACATCGAAAAATATGGCTCGAAAACCTTCAATGCCAGGGCCGAGACCGCCCAGGAACTCCCCACCTTTCGGGACAGTTTTCAGCGCAGGCGTTGCCTGATCCAGATTGCTGCCTTTTATGAATGGCGCAAAATCGATAAATTCAAAGAGAAACACCAGATCGTCAGCAGCTCTGGTGGTCCCCTGATTCTGGCTGGACTGTGGGACCGGGCTTTCATTGAAGCAGAACCGCTGGACTCCTTCACGGTGCTCACCTGCCCGGCCAATGCACTGCTCGACGACATTCACCAGCGCATGCCCGTGATTCTGGGCCAGAAAGCCGCCAGGGAATGGCTGGACGGCAAAACCGACCTCCATGACCTGCTCAGACCCTGCCCTTCCCACTGGCTGGAAATCCTGCCTGCAAATGAGCAGAACAACATGGGACTGGATCTGGGTGAGGGGTGA